The stretch of DNA CATTTCCTGGGCCCGGCACAGGGAGCAGGTCAATTCCGGGTCGTTGATTTCCGGGAAATAGTTGCGATGGTGGGAGGTAATTTTCCATCCCGCCTTGGCGAAAAGCTTGATCGTGGCTTCCTCCAGGGAACCCTTGGGAATGCCGATACGCATTTGTTTTCCGTCAGCCATTATTTGTAAACCTCCTTGGGATCGAACACCATGGGGGAGCAGTCCGACCACTGCCCCCGAGCGTCGCGTTGACGATAAAAGCAGCTTCTGCGGCCGGTGTGGCAGGCCGCGCCGCCGATTTGTTCCACCTTGACCAGGACCGTGTCCTGGTCGCAGTCCAGGGCGATGGACACCACCTTCTGCACGTGCCCGGACGTGCCGCCCTTGTGCCACAGGCAATCCCGGCTGCGGCTGTAGTAGTGCACCTCGCCGGTTTCGAGGGTTGTGTTCCAGGCCTCTTCGTTCATGTAGGCGAGCATCAGCACCTCGCCGCTGGCCGCGTCCTGGGCAATGGCCGGAATGAGACCGCCGCCCTTGGCAAAATTGGGTTTGTCCACGCTGTATCCTTGCTTACTGGGTGATCGTTTGCGCGTGGCCATCGACTTCGGTCTTGAGCTGACCGCAGGCCGCCGCGATGTCCTGTCCCTTGCTCTTGCGCAGGGTCACGGTGAACCCCTTGGCGCGCAACAGCTCCTCGAACGCCAACACATCGGCCGGGTCCGGCGCCTCGTAGGCGATGCCCGGACCGGGATTGTAGGCGATCAGATTGATCTTGCACTTGAGGTGCGACAAAAGGCGCACCAACTGGCGGGCGTGCTCCAGCCTGTCGTTGACGTTTCGGATCAGGATGTACTCAATGGTCACCCGTTCCCGGGGGCGGAGCGTGAATTCTTGCAGGGTCTTGATCAGGTCGTCGATGTGCCAGGCGGCGGCGCCGGGCATGAGCTTTTCCCGAATGTCCTGGGTCGGGGCGTGCAGGGAAATGGCGGGCAGCGCCAGACCCTCGGCCTCGAAGCAGCGCAGCCGCCCCTTGACGGCGCAGGTGGATAGGGTGATCCGCCGCCGGGAAAATTCCAGCCCCTCGGCATGGGACACGATATGCAGGCTTTTGCGGACCTCGTCCCAGTTCAAAAGCGGCTCTCCCATGCCCATATAGACGAGATTCTTGATTTCCTCGGCCAGACCGTGGGCCCGCAGGTACTCCCGCGCCACCAGGATCTGGGCCGCGATTTCCCCGCCGGTCATGTTCCGGACAAAGCCCATGAGCCCCGTGCTGCAGAAGGTGCAGCCCATGGGGCAACCGATTTGGCAGGACAGGCATTGCGTGTAGCGCCCCTTGTCCGGGATGAGCACGCTTTCCACCGTGGCGCCATCGGCCAGCTCCAGCAGGAATTTGATGGTTCCGTCGGAACTGACCCGTGTTTCCGAGGTCGCCGGCCAGGCCACCGCCCATTCCCGTTGCAACTGCTCCCGAAAGTTCTTGGCGATATTGGTCATCTGGGCGAAATCCCGCGCGCCGCGCCGCCACAGCCATTGCCAGAGCTGTCGGGCCCGAAAGGCCTGATGCCCCATGGCCAGGATGGCGGATTCCAGCTCGGGATAGGTCAATTCAAGAATGTTGCGCATTACCTGTCCGGAATCGCAAAGGCACAAGGATCGCGGCCAGGGCGGTCCTCGTGCCTTCGGCGAGGGAAGAAAACAAATGAATAAAAGCTATTAGAGCTGGTTTTTTTCCTTGTAGGCCAGGACAAAACGCTCGGCCTCTTCCTGGTTGTTGACGTCGCCCGCGATCTGGGCCTGGAGCAGGCTGTCCCGGATCAAGCCCACGGTCGGACCTGGCTTGATGGCGGCGATGTCCATGATTTGCTTGCCGTTCAGCAGCGGTTCGAGCAGCTCCTCGCGGATGTCGGCCCGTTCCAGCATCTTCATGTTATGATTGAATTCCGTGTAGTTGCCGCCCGTGGCCTTGATATCCGCCCGGGCCATTTCGATCAGGCGCGGGTAATCGTCCAGGGCCTTGAAGCGGCGGATGCCCTTGTCCGTGAGCATGAAATGGAAACGCATGTGGTTGCGAACCAGATTGACGACCAGATCCACTTCCTCGGTGTTGAGGCGCAGACGCTTCAGAATCTTGCGCGTGACCTTGGCTCCGATGCGGTGGTGCTGGTAGAAGGTGGTCTTTTTGCCGTACTGTTCGCCGGCGTAGAGCTTGCCGCAGTCATGGAACAGACAGGCCAGGGTGCCGTACCAGTCGTAGGGGAGTTCCTCGGGATAGCGGCGCATGACGTCCAGGGTATGCTGCCAGACGGATTGGGAGCCTCCCTCGTCGTTTGTGGCCTGGAAAATACGGCTCAGGGCGGCCAGTTCCGGCAGCAGGCCATGCAGGATCATGGAGTCGAACAGCAATTCGGCGAAGCGCCACATGTTTTCGGCCTCGACCTTGCGCCACTCGTCCATGATGTCCGCCACCGAGACATAGTCCAGAACCCGGCGCGAGGCGCGGATAATCGACATCCAGGAGTTTTCCTCGATGGGCAGGTGGTAGTTGGCGGAGAAGCGCAGGGCGCGGATGGCCCGGAGA from Deltaproteobacteria bacterium encodes:
- a CDS encoding HD domain-containing protein, whose product is MPQPIKEAISICKTIMRNGYDAYVISAALQRRVLAHSQDSEVEICTDIDLDGLKVLFPEIESGTAGIMARLIQNTTTILFHAADNADASHPEVCVTQITPNMLRKLEQDGDFPMHLACPYVPRSQDAYDGFENIAAGQIKFAGIPDETLKHDYLRAIRALRFSANYHLPIEENSWMSIIRASRRVLDYVSVADIMDEWRKVEAENMWRFAELLFDSMILHGLLPELAALSRIFQATNDEGGSQSVWQHTLDVMRRYPEELPYDWYGTLACLFHDCGKLYAGEQYGKKTTFYQHHRIGAKVTRKILKRLRLNTEEVDLVVNLVRNHMRFHFMLTDKGIRRFKALDDYPRLIEMARADIKATGGNYTEFNHNMKMLERADIREELLEPLLNGKQIMDIAAIKPGPTVGLIRDSLLQAQIAGDVNNQEEAERFVLAYKEKNQL
- the rlmN gene encoding 23S rRNA (adenine(2503)-C(2))-methyltransferase RlmN — translated: MRNILELTYPELESAILAMGHQAFRARQLWQWLWRRGARDFAQMTNIAKNFREQLQREWAVAWPATSETRVSSDGTIKFLLELADGATVESVLIPDKGRYTQCLSCQIGCPMGCTFCSTGLMGFVRNMTGGEIAAQILVAREYLRAHGLAEEIKNLVYMGMGEPLLNWDEVRKSLHIVSHAEGLEFSRRRITLSTCAVKGRLRCFEAEGLALPAISLHAPTQDIREKLMPGAAAWHIDDLIKTLQEFTLRPRERVTIEYILIRNVNDRLEHARQLVRLLSHLKCKINLIAYNPGPGIAYEAPDPADVLAFEELLRAKGFTVTLRKSKGQDIAAACGQLKTEVDGHAQTITQ
- the hisI gene encoding phosphoribosyl-AMP cyclohydrolase, with product MDKPNFAKGGGLIPAIAQDAASGEVLMLAYMNEEAWNTTLETGEVHYYSRSRDCLWHKGGTSGHVQKVVSIALDCDQDTVLVKVEQIGGAACHTGRRSCFYRQRDARGQWSDCSPMVFDPKEVYK